A stretch of Desulfurivibrio alkaliphilus AHT 2 DNA encodes these proteins:
- a CDS encoding O-acetylhomoserine aminocarboxypropyltransferase/cysteine synthase family protein, whose amino-acid sequence MRKPDWKAETIALHGGHTPDIATRSRAVPIYQTTSYVFADTDDAASLFALKPEVWAPRLNLDTDGLRPEDFPSEATGNIYTRIMNPTTDVLERRMMMLEGGVGALATSSGSAAITYAIMNICETGHNVVAASSLYGGTYNLLQHTLPRYGISTTFVAADQPESFAAAINENTRCLLLETIGNPRLDTPDIAKIAEIAHQAGIPLIVDNTVPTPALCRPMEHGADIVVHSLTKFCGGHGNSIGGVIVDSGKFPWKESGKFPMLTEPDNSYGGVVWADAVGAAAYVIRARTILLRDTGACLSPMNSFLILQGIETLTLRLERHCANALAVARFLEQHPAVEWVLYPGLESHPTHAMASRYLQGGFGALVGFGIKGGLEAGRKFINNLKLFSHLANIGDAKSLAIHPASTTHSQLTPDEQRAAGVSPDFVRLSVGLEHIDDIKADLSQALG is encoded by the coding sequence ATGCGCAAACCAGACTGGAAGGCCGAAACCATCGCTCTGCACGGGGGGCACACCCCGGATATCGCCACCCGCAGCCGGGCGGTGCCCATTTACCAGACCACCAGTTACGTCTTTGCCGACACCGACGACGCAGCCTCGCTCTTTGCCTTAAAACCCGAGGTCTGGGCGCCGCGGCTCAACCTGGACACCGACGGTCTGCGGCCGGAGGACTTTCCCTCCGAGGCCACCGGCAATATCTACACCCGGATCATGAACCCCACCACCGACGTGCTGGAACGGCGGATGATGATGCTTGAAGGGGGAGTGGGGGCGCTGGCCACCAGTTCCGGCTCGGCGGCCATCACTTACGCCATCATGAACATCTGCGAAACCGGCCACAACGTGGTGGCCGCCTCCAGCCTTTACGGCGGCACCTACAACCTGCTGCAACATACCCTGCCCCGCTACGGCATCAGCACCACCTTCGTGGCGGCCGACCAGCCGGAGAGCTTTGCCGCCGCCATCAACGAAAACACCCGCTGCCTGCTGCTGGAGACCATCGGCAACCCCAGGCTGGACACCCCGGATATCGCCAAGATTGCCGAAATCGCTCACCAGGCCGGGATTCCCCTGATCGTCGACAACACCGTGCCCACCCCGGCTCTGTGCCGCCCCATGGAACATGGCGCCGATATCGTTGTCCATTCCCTTACCAAGTTCTGCGGCGGCCACGGCAACTCCATCGGCGGGGTAATCGTTGATTCCGGCAAGTTTCCCTGGAAGGAAAGCGGCAAGTTTCCCATGCTCACCGAGCCGGACAACTCTTACGGCGGGGTGGTTTGGGCCGATGCGGTGGGGGCGGCGGCCTACGTGATCCGGGCCCGCACCATCCTGCTACGCGACACCGGCGCCTGCCTTTCGCCGATGAACAGTTTTCTTATTCTCCAGGGCATTGAAACCCTGACCCTGCGCCTGGAACGGCACTGCGCCAACGCCCTGGCGGTGGCCCGCTTTTTAGAGCAGCACCCGGCGGTGGAGTGGGTGCTCTACCCGGGCCTTGAGAGTCACCCCACCCATGCCATGGCCTCCCGTTATCTCCAAGGCGGCTTCGGTGCCCTGGTGGGCTTCGGGATCAAGGGCGGGCTGGAAGCCGGGCGAAAGTTTATCAACAACCTTAAACTCTTCAGCCATCTGGCCAATATCGGCGATGCCAAAAGCCTGGCCATCCACCCGGCCTCCACCACCCACTCCCAGCTGACCCCCGATGAACAGCGGGCCGCCGGGGTGTCGCCGGATTTTGTCCGGCTGTCGGTGGGGCTGGAGCATATCGACGACATCAAGGCCGACCTAAGCCAGGCCCTGGGGTAA
- a CDS encoding type II secretion system protein: MAAANRLNSKAGFTLVEVIAVLVIIAILVAVAVSRVGDNRSRVVAAADKLKVHLRHAQLLAMHSETSWGVSSDGSSYWLFTDGDTGNQRIFLGEEAVTVNLPDGVSLDGGFTVSFDSWGRPYDVADPSGASPVDTNQTLSVNSPGHSIAITITRETGFIP, encoded by the coding sequence ATGGCAGCAGCAAATCGGCTAAACAGTAAGGCCGGCTTTACCTTGGTGGAAGTCATCGCGGTGCTGGTGATTATTGCCATCCTGGTGGCGGTGGCGGTCAGCCGGGTGGGGGATAACCGCAGCCGGGTGGTGGCGGCGGCGGACAAGCTCAAGGTACATCTGCGCCACGCCCAGCTTCTGGCCATGCACTCCGAGACCTCCTGGGGGGTGAGTAGTGACGGTTCCAGCTACTGGCTTTTTACCGATGGCGACACCGGCAACCAACGAATTTTTCTGGGAGAAGAGGCCGTTACCGTGAACCTGCCCGACGGGGTGAGTTTGGACGGTGGTTTTACCGTCTCTTTCGATAGCTGGGGCAGGCCGTACGACGTAGCTGACCCGTCCGGCGCCAGTCCAGTGGATACAAACCAGACATTATCCGTTAACTCTCCCGGGCACTCCATAGCCATCACCATAACTCGTGAAACGGGGTTTATTCCATGA
- a CDS encoding prepilin-type N-terminal cleavage/methylation domain-containing protein, with translation MKLSGCKQGFTLLEIIITLVVAALAGLVTFTFVSHTVVRSGEPVHSAQALAQVKAPLEESTALYNGYLREELTWSEFKSELDILLAAHNGPEPEPVNISGEDFEILQVTFTGAHGQELTALFSQ, from the coding sequence ATGAAGCTATCGGGTTGCAAACAAGGCTTCACCCTGCTGGAGATTATCATCACCCTGGTGGTGGCGGCCCTGGCCGGACTGGTGACCTTTACCTTTGTCAGTCACACCGTGGTCCGCAGCGGTGAGCCGGTCCATTCCGCCCAGGCCTTGGCCCAGGTCAAGGCTCCCCTGGAGGAGTCGACCGCCCTGTATAACGGTTATTTGCGCGAAGAGCTTACCTGGAGCGAATTCAAAAGCGAACTGGATATTCTCCTCGCTGCGCACAATGGCCCGGAACCGGAACCAGTTAATATTTCGGGTGAAGATTTTGAGATTCTGCAGGTTACCTTCACCGGGGCGCACGGGCAGGAACTGACGGCGCTTTTCTCGCAATAG
- a CDS encoding prepilin-type N-terminal cleavage/methylation domain-containing protein: MFASSAKNRRQRGFTLIEVIAVLVLAAMLAAIAGAGLTSIARGYLMARESTAMAQKAQLALTRLSNELKVCYDCFGDNDLSLPASFNNTQGHREVAFNDKGEITLNDGIPLIDRVSSFSLAYDDDNGNPDLVIITFELEHQQTGGTLKFSTSVLPRNSYR; this comes from the coding sequence GTGTTTGCATCATCAGCGAAAAACCGCCGCCAAAGGGGTTTCACCCTGATTGAGGTGATCGCGGTGCTGGTACTGGCGGCCATGCTGGCCGCCATCGCCGGAGCGGGCCTGACTTCCATTGCCCGGGGCTACCTGATGGCCCGGGAAAGCACCGCCATGGCCCAGAAGGCGCAACTGGCCCTGACCCGCTTAAGTAATGAGCTGAAGGTTTGCTACGACTGTTTTGGCGATAACGACCTTTCTTTGCCGGCTTCCTTCAATAATACCCAGGGCCACAGGGAAGTAGCTTTCAACGATAAAGGTGAGATCACCCTCAACGACGGGATTCCCCTGATTGACCGGGTGAGCAGCTTTTCTCTGGCCTACGACGACGACAACGGCAACCCGGATTTGGTGATAATTACCTTCGAGCTGGAACATCAACAGACGGGTGGAACACTGAAATTCAGCACCAGTGTGCTGCCCCGCAATTCATACAGGTGA
- a CDS encoding ExeA family protein, translating to MQYYQLLDLQREPFANSPDPRLLYLSEQHHDCLQQLELAVRLRRGLSVVIGEVGTGKTTICRRLIRNLGGEGDRRTITRLFLDPNFRCSQEFLADIGRSFKLGGDELKELNERELRERLYNFLLQESLEADRNVLLIIDEGQKLPDFCLEVLRELLNYETNDRKLVQVLIFAQEEFKAQIRRHNYFQDRIAFFFHLRPLGFRETKALVNFRLRQSHRRPATADDLFTTPALWLIYRYSGGYPRRIVMLCSQILLAYIARGSLETVGPRRIRASLVRACARRVFS from the coding sequence ATGCAATACTACCAACTCCTCGATCTGCAGCGGGAACCCTTTGCCAACTCGCCGGACCCGCGCCTGCTCTATCTTTCCGAGCAGCATCACGACTGCCTGCAGCAACTGGAACTGGCGGTGCGGCTGCGGCGGGGGTTGAGCGTGGTAATCGGCGAGGTGGGCACCGGCAAGACCACCATCTGTCGGCGGTTGATCCGTAACCTGGGCGGGGAGGGGGACCGCCGGACCATCACCCGGCTTTTTCTCGACCCCAACTTCCGCTGCAGCCAGGAATTTCTGGCCGATATCGGGCGCTCCTTCAAGCTCGGCGGCGATGAACTGAAAGAGCTTAACGAGCGGGAACTGCGGGAGCGGCTCTACAACTTCCTGCTGCAGGAAAGTCTCGAGGCCGACCGCAATGTGCTGCTGATCATCGACGAAGGCCAGAAGCTGCCTGACTTTTGCCTGGAGGTGTTGCGCGAGCTGCTCAACTACGAAACCAACGACCGCAAACTGGTCCAGGTGCTGATTTTTGCCCAGGAAGAGTTCAAAGCGCAGATCAGGCGGCATAACTATTTCCAGGATCGCATCGCCTTTTTCTTTCATTTGCGCCCGCTGGGTTTTCGCGAAACCAAGGCGTTGGTCAACTTCCGGCTGCGGCAGAGCCACCGCCGCCCGGCCACCGCCGACGATCTTTTCACCACCCCGGCCCTGTGGCTGATCTACCGCTACAGCGGCGGTTATCCCCGGCGCATTGTCATGCTTTGTTCCCAGATTCTGCTGGCCTATATTGCCCGCGGCAGCCTGGAGACCGTCGGGCCCCGCCGGATTCGCGCCTCCCTGGTGCGCGCCTGTGCCCGGCGGGTGTTTAGTTGA
- a CDS encoding general secretion pathway protein GspB yields the protein MKTTREKIIVGLMGLAVLYFVYDFFLVAEPEPPAPTARHDAALIMAVELQRDLAAGKFEPPESALQAVAELQQTLWSADLFVSSDFLLLDELPKEPREHVVLEELRAAAERLVYSGYLKMGDRRLAVINGKEYQRGDTVVGDIRLQRIEPQYLELGLGGHAVRLAIIDPN from the coding sequence TTGAAAACCACGCGGGAAAAGATCATAGTCGGCCTTATGGGGCTGGCGGTGCTTTATTTCGTTTACGATTTTTTCCTGGTCGCCGAGCCCGAGCCGCCGGCCCCCACCGCCAGGCATGATGCCGCGCTGATCATGGCCGTGGAGTTGCAACGGGACTTGGCGGCGGGCAAGTTCGAGCCGCCGGAGTCGGCGCTGCAGGCCGTGGCCGAATTGCAGCAGACCTTATGGTCGGCCGATCTTTTCGTCTCGTCGGACTTTCTGCTGCTGGATGAACTGCCGAAAGAGCCGCGTGAGCATGTGGTCCTGGAGGAACTGCGGGCCGCCGCTGAGCGGCTGGTTTATTCCGGCTACCTGAAAATGGGCGACCGGCGGCTGGCGGTGATCAACGGTAAAGAGTACCAGCGCGGCGATACCGTGGTGGGCGATATCCGCCTGCAGCGGATCGAGCCCCAATACCTGGAGCTTGGCCTGGGCGGGCACGCGGTGCGGCTGGCCATCATCGATCCGAACTAA
- the pilQ gene encoding type IV pilus secretin PilQ — protein sequence MKSRAVVLLLALLPLLWLAGACSTLPEPKPERDEFFEQWRELVETSQPVIRPERLAEPEVEAPAPEVLPRRPPRTVAERTSELHTALPTTPTSINLVDVPIGTAMRSLARVAQQNIIINPSVTGNVNIHVEQVPWNDVFMSIIESYGLVAVVEGGVIRVMSVEDLRRQVERQGLYLEEEHVSPLQTRVVPVRFSEPASLAESLTPMLSRDKEGNPRGSVTVDRHTRSLVIRDTAENLERLTSFLQEVDQATPQVLIEAHIIETNQEVARELGVQWGSFWRGQQRVSDAAGGFTYQAGNPIGEQYSLDVLTGEVGFYTASVAGNILEMQLQALQREGKVNILSRPSVATLDNHEAVLESGTEVPYQSIEDGTTSVQYKDAVLRLLVTPQVISRENIKLKIEAQKDEVDLTRTVMGNPFIIKKLAQTNLIVEDGSTVVIAGLAKERQASSSTGVPLLKNIPGLGVFFRSDARAGEFEELLIFITPRILSADNLENRDYGQLRELPSLR from the coding sequence ATGAAATCACGTGCTGTCGTATTGCTGTTGGCGCTGCTGCCCCTGCTCTGGCTGGCCGGGGCCTGCTCAACCTTGCCGGAGCCCAAACCCGAGCGGGATGAATTTTTTGAGCAGTGGCGGGAGCTGGTGGAAACCTCGCAACCGGTGATCCGGCCCGAACGGCTGGCTGAGCCGGAGGTGGAGGCGCCGGCGCCGGAAGTGCTCCCGCGTCGGCCGCCGCGCACGGTGGCCGAACGCACCTCCGAACTGCACACTGCCCTGCCCACCACCCCCACCTCCATCAACCTGGTGGATGTGCCCATCGGCACCGCCATGCGCTCGCTGGCCCGGGTGGCGCAGCAGAATATCATCATCAACCCCAGTGTGACCGGTAACGTCAATATCCATGTGGAGCAGGTGCCCTGGAACGACGTGTTCATGAGTATCATCGAAAGTTACGGGCTGGTGGCGGTGGTTGAAGGCGGGGTGATTCGGGTGATGTCGGTGGAAGACCTGCGCCGCCAGGTGGAGCGCCAGGGCCTGTACCTGGAGGAGGAACATGTCAGCCCGCTGCAAACCCGGGTGGTCCCGGTCCGTTTTTCCGAGCCGGCCTCCCTGGCCGAATCCCTTACCCCCATGCTGAGCCGCGACAAGGAAGGCAACCCCCGCGGCTCGGTCACCGTGGATCGCCACACCCGCTCCCTGGTGATCCGCGATACCGCCGAAAATCTGGAACGGCTGACCTCCTTCCTGCAAGAGGTCGACCAGGCCACCCCCCAGGTACTGATCGAGGCCCATATCATTGAGACCAACCAGGAGGTGGCCCGGGAACTGGGAGTGCAGTGGGGCTCTTTCTGGCGGGGGCAACAGCGGGTCAGCGATGCGGCCGGCGGTTTTACCTACCAGGCGGGCAACCCCATCGGCGAGCAGTACAGCCTGGATGTTTTAACCGGCGAGGTGGGCTTCTATACCGCCTCGGTGGCCGGCAATATCCTGGAGATGCAGCTGCAGGCCCTGCAACGGGAGGGCAAGGTCAACATCCTCTCCCGGCCCTCGGTGGCCACCCTGGACAACCACGAGGCGGTGCTGGAAAGCGGCACCGAGGTGCCCTACCAGTCCATCGAAGACGGCACCACCAGCGTTCAGTACAAAGACGCGGTGCTGCGGCTGCTGGTCACCCCCCAGGTGATCTCCCGGGAGAACATCAAGCTTAAAATCGAGGCCCAGAAGGACGAGGTTGATCTTACCCGCACCGTTATGGGCAATCCCTTCATCATTAAAAAACTGGCCCAGACCAACCTGATCGTGGAAGATGGTTCCACCGTGGTGATTGCCGGGCTGGCCAAGGAGCGCCAGGCCAGCAGCAGCACCGGGGTGCCGCTGCTCAAGAATATCCCGGGGCTCGGGGTGTTTTTCCGCAGCGATGCCCGGGCCGGTGAGTTTGAAGAGTTGCTGATTTTCATCACCCCGCGGATTCTAAGCGCCGACAACCTGGAAAACCGGGATTACGGGCAGCTCCGCGAATTGCCCAGCCTGCGCTGA